The following are encoded in a window of Amaranthus tricolor cultivar Red isolate AtriRed21 chromosome 2, ASM2621246v1, whole genome shotgun sequence genomic DNA:
- the LOC130805145 gene encoding uncharacterized protein LOC130805145, translated as MSAGGAFGGTRGARPVPPEKGVFPLDHMHECDLEKKDYLNCLKIAGHTSGKCKEFSKKYLQCRMEKNLMAKQDMSELGFRNDLESEASEGKENDK; from the exons ATGAGTGCTG GTGGTGCATTTGGTGGAACCCGAGGTGCGAGACCAGTCCCACCAGAAAAAGGAGTCTTCCCACTGGATCACATGCATGAATGCGACTTG GAGAAAAAAGATTACCTCAACTGTCTAAAAATCGCTGGCCATACGTCAGGAAAATGTAAAGAATTTTCAAAGAAATATCTGCAATGTCGAATGGAGAA GAACTTAATGGCAAAACAAGACATGTCCGAGCTTGGATTTCGCAATGATCTGGAATCAGAAGCTTCTGAAggaaaggaaaatgataaatag
- the LOC130805144 gene encoding pentatricopeptide repeat-containing protein At5g47360-like: protein MAFFSHPNFFSSIFRQKLKSPLYLFINRMNFSTAKQLYTHFLNHPKNPEKTLASIVPQLNLNAPFVSEVLHKFSPNHPQLGLRFFIWAGLQPKYRHSQYMYGLACKLLGIRRNPVRIKEIVECYKIEGCPTNLKLFKIILNLCRQARIADEGLSVLRYMDDFRCRPDSTMYNVVIGLFCEREDLDVAMGLMREMESFDLCPDMVTYMSVLKGLCYGGRLEDACQLLKAMKIHGCAPNSVIYSALLDGLCRVGSFEKAFELLAEMEKEGGECTPNVITYTSVIQSLCDNGKSIKALSILERMEGFKCHPNRITMVVVVQGLCVEGYIDKAFELVRNVISGGHVSSSDCYSSLVISMMMIKRLEEAQKLFRWMLDNDVRPDGLACSILIKAMCLKERFVDAFNLYEVVEKKGFVSTIDSDIFSTLLVGLCQQKHAAEVTKLGRLMVNKKIKIDPSYIDDIHKHLEGSIEMESLSLLCKVKS, encoded by the coding sequence ATGGCATTTTTTTCACATCCTAATTTCTTTTCTTCTATATTCAGGCAAAAACTAAAATCCCCACTATATTTGTTCATTAATCGAATGAATTTTTCAACTGCAAAACAATTATATACCCATTTCCTAAATCACCCCAAAAACCCTGAAAAAACATTAGCTAGTATTGTTCCTCAATTGAATTTGAATGCACCATTTGTTAGTGAGGTTTTGCATAAATTTTCCCCAAATCATCCTCAATTGGGTCTTCGTTTCTTCATCTGGGCTGGTCTTCAGCCCAAGTATAGGCACTCTCAATATATGTATGGTTTAGCTTGTAAGTTGCTTGGAATTCGTCGAAATCCGGTAAGGATTAAAGAGATTGTTGAGTGTTATAAGATTGAAGGCTGTCCAACTAATTtgaaattgtttaaaattattctaaatttgTGTAGACAAGCTAGGATTGCTGATGAGGGTTTATCGGTATTAAGATACATGGATGATTTTAGGTGTAGGCCGGATTCAACTATGTATAATGTGGTTATTGGATTGTTTTGTGAACGGGAAGATCTTGATGTAGCAATGGGGTTGATGAGAGAGATGGAATCATTTGATCTTTGCCCTGATATGGTTACTTATATGTCAGTACTTAAGGGTCTTTGCTATGGTGGTAGATTGGAGGATGCTTGTCAGTTGCTTAAGGCTATGAAGATTCATGGATGTGCTCCAAATTCAGTAATATACTCTGCTCTTCTCGATGGGCTTTGTAGGGTTGGTAGTTTTGAAAAAGCTTTTGAGCTGTTAGCAGAGATGGAGAAGGAGGGCGGGGAGTGTACACCCAATGTCATTACATATACATCAGTAATTCAGAGCTTGTGTGATAATGGTAAGTCAATCAAAGCATTGTCGATATTGGAGCGTATGGAGGGCTTTAAGTGTCATCCTAATAGGATAACAATGGTTGTGGTGGTCCAAGGACTTTGTGTTGAAGGGTACATAGACAAGGCTTTTGAACTGGTCCGCAATGTGATTAGTGGTGGTCATGTTTCGAGCAGTGACTGCTATAGTTCTCTAGTGATTTCTATGATGATGATCAAAAGACTTGAGGAGGCACAAAAGCTTTTTAGGTGGATGCTAGATAATGATGTGAGGCCTGATGGGTTGGCTTGTAGCATTTTGATTAAGGCGATGTGTCTGAAAGAAAGATTTGTTGATGCATTTAACCTATATGAAGTTGTTGAAAAGAAGGGCTTCGTATCGACAATTGATTCTGATATATTTTCAACTCTACTTGTTGGCCTTTGCCAACAAAAACACGCAGCAGAGGTGACGAAGCTTGGTCGTTTAATGgttaataaaaagattaaaatagaTCCTTCTTACATTGATGATATTCATAAACATCTAGAAGGATCAATTGAGATGGAGTCTCTTTCGCTATTGTGTAAGGTGAAAAGTTAA